Below is a window of Mesomycoplasma bovoculi M165/69 DNA.
CTTTATAGTTTGGACAAAACTTTTTTACAATATTTCAAAAAAATGCATTATGAGCTCAATAATGATGGTGTGCTAACTCATGAATAATAACATAATCTATTATATTTTCAGAAAAAGGCACCAAATGACTAGAGTAATGTATTTTTTCTCTTTTGTAATTTGTGCCTCAAGCTGTTGATTTAGAACGTATTTCAATTTTATAAGTTGGCACTTCCATCTTGTTGGCTCAAAAAAGTGTTCTTTTTTCCATATATTTTTTAAAAGAAGTGATTACTGCTTTTTGAATTGAACTATATTTATTTTCATTATTTTTAAAAAACAAAACGAGTGAACCACTTACAATAAATCAAGAATTATTTGATTTAATAATTGAGTATAAATATTTTTTTCCTAAAAATCAAAAATAGTTTTCATCAATACTCAATCATTTTTGTTTTTTAAGAATATTAAAATTATTTTTAGCAAATGAAGAATTTTTGACAAAATCAATAATAGTTTCATCACTAAAAATTAAAGAACAAAAAACAAATAACTGTTCATTTTTTATTTTTAAAGTAATTTTTGGATTTGTGTAATTTTTATATACAACTGTAATTGGAATTAATTTATCATTAATATTTAAATTAATTATTTTACTATTGGTCAACATATTTGCTAATTTTAACTTCAATTACATTGCTATCTTTACTTAAAATGTCAAACTCTAATTGGTGTTTATCTTGTTTGATGATTATTTTTCTACCTTTAACTATTTTTTTGTTTCCAGCTTTTGTGATCAAAAACTCTTGTAAATCCTTAGAATTTGTGGGTAAATTAATATTTAAGGATTTGTTTATTGTTAAAATGCTAGTTGTTCCAAAAGCAATAATCTCATTTTCTGAAATTTCATAAATTTCTAAATTATCGCGATAATCATGTTCATCGTAAATTGGTCCAAAAATAGATTCTAAAATGTCTTCAAAAGTTAAAATACCAATAACTTTATTGCTTTTTTCATCAGCTGTAACAAAACCCATATGGGTTTTTTCTTTTTTAAGAATATCATAATTTTGTTTAATCAAACCATTAGCTGATAAAAAAGGCACTTTTATAATGTGGTCTTCAATTTGAAATTCTGATAAGTGCAAAATATCTTTTGCAAGCAAAATGCCAACAAATTGGTCTTTTTGTCAAACTGGTATTCTAGAAAACATATTTTTTATAAATACATCTACAATGTGATCAAAACTATCTTCATAATCAACGTAAACAACATCTTTAATTTTTGTATAATACTTATCTGTTCTCATTGAATCAAACTCTAGAGCTCGAATAGCTAAATCTGATTCATCTTTTTCTAAAACACCTTCGCGTTCGCCTTGAGAAATTATTTTTTTTAACTCATTTTCTGTATTAGTTATATGATTTTTTTTAATAAAATGAGTTATAAAAGCAGCCATAGGATAAAACAAATAATAAGCACCTGCAATTAAAAATCAAAATAATTTTAAAAATAAAATAGGGTTTTTTCGTCCAAAAATTTTTGGATAAATTTCTCCAAATATAATAATTGGTGGTGTTGTTGCAGCTAATGAAACAATAATTTGCAATGATTCATTAAGAGCTAAACCTGCAAAAAGTGTAGAAATAATAACTGAAATTAAAATATTAATAATGTTATTGGCCACCAAAATTACTGTGAGTGTGTGTTCATATTTGTCATAAAATTTAAATATTGTTTTTTTAACTCTTTTAGACAATGTGCTACTTTCAATTTTAGCTTTAGAGAAACTAGAGAGCACTGATTCAGATGCTGAAAACACACCTGAAAAAAAGAAAAGCAACAATAAAATAAAGCCTAATGAAATATAAAAACCCATAAATTAATCCTCAAAATCATTAGAATCAATAGAGTTTCGTTCTTGCTCTGCAAATAAACCTTTTTCAGGATAGAAAGCAAACTCAATAACTCCTGTTGGTCCATTTCTGTTTTTGGCAATTTTAAGCTGAGTTATTGATTGATTATCATTATAATTACCTTCTTTTTTCCCATAGTAATCATCACGGTATAAAAAACCAACCACATCAGCATCTTGTTCAATCGCACCAGATTCACGTAAATCTGATAAAACTGGCATTTTATCTTCCCGTTTTTCCACACTTCTTGATAATTGTGAAAGGGCTATAATTGGTGTATTAACTTCACGTGCAAGTTGTTTTAATTTTCTTGAAATTATAGACACTTCTACTTGGCGACTATCACCTCTAATTTTTTGACTAGAGTTAATTAATTGCAAATAATCAAAAATAATTAATTTATATTTTTTACTCTTATTTTTGTAATTTTTGACAACCTGTCAATAAATTTCATCAATATTTATAGAACCAGAATCATTAATTACTAAATCATAGCGACTAATTTGATCAACTGTTGCTTTAATTCGGTTGAAATTTTCATTAGTCAAATATTTAGGAGTTTTAAATAATGTTGCATTGATAGATGTTTCAAGTGACAAAATACGAGTAACTAAGTCTTTGTCTGACATTTCAAGTGAAAAAAATAAAACAGAATCTCCGCTTGCACAAATATTACGTGCCAAATTCAAAGCAAAAGCCGTTTTACCAACTGATGGCCTTGCTGCTAATATGAATAACTCACCTGGCTGGAATCCTGAAATCATATAATCAAGATTTGAATAACCACTTGATAAACCTAAGGGTGAATCTTTATTACGATTGTCTATCAAATATTGAAAAATATCTTTTGAAATTTCATTAATATTTGTGAATTTATCTATGTTATCGGGCTTCAATCAAATATCATTAATTCTAGATTGTAAAGATCCAATAATTTCTGAAATATCTAAATTTGGATTATTCAAATCTTTTATAGACTGATTTAATACATCTTTAGTTTGACGCATTGAAGTTTTTTCAGTTAATTTTTTAATATAGTAGTCAATACTATGTGGAGTTTTTGGAACATAATTTATAAGGTCAGCAAAAAAATGAGCTCCACCTAACTTGTCATATTCATTATCTTCTTTAAGTTTGTTGGTCACCAAATTAATATCATAATTCATAGACTTATCTCAAAAATAGTCTATAGTTTTAAAGACAGTTTGAAGTTTGCTATCAGTAAAATCAATGTCTCTAAGTAGTTTTGCAAAACGTTGATCATCACCATTTTTTAAAAGAAAAACGATGATACTTCTTTCAAGTTCTGGGGCACTAAACCGTTCATCTTTGTTGTTATTACTATTCATCTTTTGTAATATTTACCTTTAATTTTGCACTAATATTGTGTGCTATTTTCACAGTTACAATTGATGTCCCAAAACTATGCAAACTAATATGTTCAACAGCATGTTTTTCAACAATAATTCCTTGTTCTTCAAGGGCTTTGTGAATTTTTTTACTAGAAATTGCTCCATGAACACCATCGGTTGTACCTTTAAGTTTAAATCAAAGTACTGTTTTTTCAATTTGTTCTTTAATTTCTAAATTTTTTCTATCTCTAATATCATTTTCAATTTTCAAATTAGCCAACTTTTGTTTTAAGAAAATTTCATTTTCTTTTGTAAAAGGAATTGCTATTCCATTTTTAAACAAAAAATTACTTGCATATCCGCCTGGAAAATCTTTCACTGTGTATGCTTTTCCATCTTTTGAATCTTTAACTAAAATTACTTTCATTTTACTCCTTATTTACTCTTAAAATTGCTAGTTTAATGTTTTCAACAAACTCATCAAAAGTCTCTGTTGTTGAAAATGCAGCAGCTGATGTTGGATTCCCTCCACCACCAACTTGCTCACTTATAAATTGTACATTAATATTTTCCAAACTACGTGCAGACATTTTATAATTTTCTTTTTCTGGCACTTTTGCAACAACAAAAGCGGCTTCTCTACCTTTGATTGCTAAAATTTGCTCACAAGCAATTGAAATCAAATCTAAACTAACTTCTTTGTCAATAGCTGCTAAAAAATAACCCGCTTTAATAGGTTTGACAGTAGACAAGATTTCTTTGATAATACTTGATTCTTCTTCGCTGATTTTTAAAAACTCAGCTGTTTGTAAAGGTTTGGCTCCTCAACGAACTAAAGCAGAAATAGAATTAAATGTTGCAGATGTGGTTTGTTTTTTAAATTGTGCTGAGTCAACATAGACACCATTTAATAAAATTTGTGCAACTTCTCGTTCAATTTGAATTTGGGAATTTATATTCAATAAAATTAAATTTGTGATAATTTCACAAGTAGAAGATGCATTTGTATTAATATAAACATTAGCTGAATCAATTTGATTTTTATTATTTAATGTGATTCCGTGATGATCAAAAATGAATAAATTTTGAGTTTTTGACATATCAAGCAAAAATGAATTTTCAATTCGCGAAAAATCTGAAGTATCAACCAAAATTGACAAAGTGGAATCGCGTTTGCTTTTATCGTTTAATATCAAACTGGACTGCTCTTCAGAAATGAAAATTTTCTTTCAAAATGGTTCATTTATTTTCAAAAAACGTTTTGTAGTACTATCAAAAGTTTTATTTTGAATAAAAAAATTAATATTTTTTTTAAAAACTTTTTTGGCATATTGTTTCAAAAAATAACCTAGCCCATAAGCTGCTCCAAATGAATCTAAATCAGAATTGATATGCCCAAATAGAAGAATGTTTTCAGTATCTCTTAACTTATTTACTAATAATCTTCCTACATTTTTTAGTGATACTAATGAGGTATCACCAGTTCCATTTCCATATGAACCATATGAAAAAGGTTTTTTACCAAATTCGTAGATAGAAATTTGATTTCCACCTCGAATTTTAGAAAAAGATAGAGCCTCGTTCGCTAGTCTTTGAATTTCGTCTAGGTTTGAACTACCAAAACCAAAACCTATAGACAGTCAAAGGTTTTGATTATTTTTTAGCTTTAATTTTTCATTTCTAAAAACTGAAAAATGATTTTTTTGTCATTGCTCAAAAGTTTCATAATACATTGTAATCAAAAATTTGCCAGAGTCAAATTCCCGATACAAAAAATGATACTCTTTCGAAATTTCATCTAGAAATTGAGTAGTTAAAATTTTTAATTTTGAACTATTTTGATCATCTAATTGAAAATTCAATGAATTTAAATTATCGATTTCAATTTCACCAATTACTAGTGCCTTTTTTTCATTATTATTAACAACAGACTCTAAAAGGGTGATGTCTCTAATTGAAAATCAATTTTCACCTAAATTAAAATTGACTAAAAAGTGATTATTTTCTTTTTGAATTTTAAATTCACTAGGAAATGATTTAATTTCTTTGTATTGTGGAAATAAAGAAAAAATATCACGTCCTACAATATTTTCCCCAAAAACATTGTTTGCATATTCAGAAGATGATAAGACTTCATATGTTGAAGACAAAATCACAACACCCAAATTGTTGGAATTATTTATAGAATCATATTTTTCATAATAGAACACATTGTTACTTGTTATGTATTTGTAAATTTTGTAAACACTATAAGAAAAGCTAGCAATAAAAAAAACAAAAAACATTACACTTAGTGCAATAAATGGAGGCTGTTGCAAATCTGGTTGAAAAATTTTCACAAATAAAACAACTAAAATTAAAATAAAAAAAACAATAGGTGGCAAAAAATTAATTAAGATTTTTTTCATATTAACTATTATTCTGTTTTAACTTTACCTACAAAATTTATCATTTTTTTGGGAATATAAATTGGTTTAAATGACTCTAATTTATTTAAAAATGCTTTAATTTTTTGGTTATTTTGACATTCACTTATAATTTCTTCACTAGAAGTGTTGATACTAAATGGTAAAACTAGTCTTGTTTTCCCATTAATCGCAACAGGTAAATTGAATTCATGAGAATCTAAAAAAGATGTATCAAAACTAGGTCATTTTTGTTGTGATAGATCTTTTTGCCCTAATTTCTCCAATAGTTCTTCAGCTAAATGCGGAGCAAAAATTCCAAAAATAATTACAAAGTCAATTAAATATTTTTGACTTGGTAATTCTTTGGTTTTGTTTAAGAAATTAATATATGTCATCATTTTAGATATTGCAACATTAAACTTAAGTTCACTCACTAGTGTTGTAGTTTCGGCAATGAAACTATGATATTGTTTTTCAAATTCTTGAATATTTTTAATATTTACATTAAATTTGTATGTATTTAAAATGGTTCTATACACTCTTTTAACTCAAGAATACATTCCCTTAATACCATTTCAATCTCAAATTTTGACTTCAGTTAATGGACCAATAAACATTAAATATAGTCTTAATGAATCTGCTCCAAATTCTTCAACAACATCATCTGGATTGATAATATTACCTTTAGATTTGGACATTTTTTGTCCATCTGTACCTAAAAGCATTCCTTGATTTACCACTTTGAAAAATGGTTCACTAGTTGAAACTAATTGTGAATCAAAAAGAACTTTATGTCAAAAACGTGAATAAATTAGGTGACCAACAGCATGTTCTTGACCCCCAATGTATAAATCAACGGGTAATCATTTTTGAAATCTTTCCATTGCTTGTGGATCGGTAAAATCTAAATAAGTACCATCATCATTTTTTAAAATATAGGCTAAAAAATATCATGAGCTTCCAGCTCATTGTGGCATAGTATTAGTTTCGCGACGATATTTTTTACCTTCGTGTTCAAAAAATACTCACTCTTTGGCATTTGCTAGTGGCGACTCACCTGTTCCTGATGGTTGGATTTGGTCTAATTTAGGCAATTCAACCAATTTTTCTTCCAAATAAATTTTGTTGTTTTCATCAAAATAAACTGGAAAAGGTTCTCCTCAATATCTTTGACGAGAAAATACTCAATCTTTAATTTTGTAAGCCGTTGTTGTTTTTGCAAGTTTTTGTTTACTTAAAAAATTAAAAAGATTCAACCTTGCCTTTTTAATATCTTGATCATTAAATTGAGCTGAGTTAATTAACACACCATCTCTAATAACTTCAATTATAGGTAAATTAAATAACTCTCCAAATTTAGCATCACGGTCATCGTGGGCTGGCACACCCATAACAGCGCCACTTCCATAGTTCCCTAAAACATAATTAGTAATATAAGTTGGAATTGGTTGTCCACTTAAGGGATGAATTAAAAATAAGTTTGTAAAAATTCCTTTAATTTGTGTAGACATTTTGTTACTAATGTTACTATTTTGTTGAATAAATTTAGCAATTTCTGGATTTGTTTCCATTAATTTTTTGCTAATTGGATGATTCATAGATAAACCTATGAAACTAACTCCAAAAATAGTTTCAAGTCTTGTTGTAAATACTTCAACAAAATCTACTCCATTTTTTAAGAAAAATTTAACTACTCATCCTGTTGATTTTCCAATTCATTTTGTTTGTAATTGTTTTAATGAATCTGGAAACTCAAGACCTTCAAGACCTTCTAATAATTTATCAGCATATTCTGTAATTTTAAGAACTCATTGCTTCATTTGTTTTGCAACAACAGGAAAACCACCACGCTCACTTATTAAATTTCCCTTGTCATCTAAAACTAATTCTTCATTAGCTAATACAGTTCCTAATTTTTCACATCAATTAACTTCTGTGTCTCGCAATTCTGCTAAGCCTTTTTTATAAAGTAAACGAAAAATTCATTGGGTTTTTTCATAAAATAAAGGATCTGTTGTATCAATTTCCTTATCCCAATCATAAGAAAATCCAAGTGATTGAATTTGATTTTTAAAATTTGATATATTTTTCTTACTAAAATCTGCAGGATGGTTACCAGTGTTAAGAGCATACTGCTCAGCTGGTAATCCAAAGGCATCTCATCCCATTGGGTGCAAGACATCAAAACCTTGTAATCTTTTATATCTTGCTACAATATCAGTTGCTGTGTAACCTAATGGATGCCCAAGATGCAGTCCAGCAGCTGAAGGATATGGAAACATATCCAAAACATAAAATTTCTTATCGCTTCTACTTTCAGTTTTAAAAACTTTTTGCTCTTGCCAAAAGTTTTGTCATTTCTTTTCAATTAATTTATGATTAAACATAATTTTAATAATTATATTAAAAAAAACAATCAGTAATAGTTTTTTTAATGGACTTTCAGTTAAAAAACAATTAATTTTAAATATAAAAAATTACTAAAAGTCTATAAAATAAAGCATTTTAGTTATTTTTTTTAAAAATTACTTATGAGATTTTATTAAGTTTTTTAAGGTCTACAATTGCTGTTATTTTTCCATTTCAAATATCTACTTCAGATAAAATAACAGGAATTTTAGCTCCAACTTTAAATTTGTAATGACCATTTGAAAGTTCAAAACCTTCAGGAGCTAAAGTATAAGGATTTTCTTCAGCATCTGGTAGTTGGCGAGCAAAAATTAAAGCATCAAATTTTTGATCTATTTCAACAAAAATTCCATAATTTACTGCAGATGTAATTTGAGCTTCAAAACTTTGGCCAATTTGATGTTGCATATATTCAGCTTTTTTAATAGATACAACTTTTCTTTCAAGAGCAACAGCTCGCCTTTCAAAGTTTGTGGTTTGACTAGCCTGGTTGTTCATAATTTCTTCAAAACGTTCAAAATCTGCATGTTTTTCAAACAAAACATATCTAATAATTCTATGAACTAGCAAGTCTGGATATCTCCGAATTGGACTTGTAAAGTGGGTATAAAATTTTGAAGCAAGTCCAAAGTGACCATCATTATAAGTTGAATAAATAGCCTTTTGCAAGCAACGCAAAATGCTATATTTGATAAAATTGCTATCATCTATAGTTTTAATTTTTTCAACAGCTTTTGCAAACTCTATAGAATCAACATTATCCTTAATTTGATGTTTTGCGCCAATTTGTTGAGCAATACTATTAAAAACATCTATACCTGCTTGGTCGGGTTTATGGTGAATTCTATACAACAAAGGCACTTTTTTTTCAAAAAGAACTTGTGCAACATTTTCGTTTGCTCGCACCATAAAACTTTCAATCAAAGTCTCACCAATTCCTCTATGTTTGATTTGAATGGAATCTGTATAACCTTGTTCATTTAAAATAATTTTTTGTTCAGGAACTTCCAAATCCACATAACCTTGTTGTAATTTAAATTTATGCAAAATTGTGTGTAATTCCAAGGCAACATCAAGCATTTTTGCAACTGCATTTTTTTGTTTTTCACTATCTGAGCTAGAATTATCTCAAGTAACTATTTTATCTTCAAAATATTTATTAACTTGTTTATAAGTTAATCTAAATTTTGAATTAATGACAGAAGGATAAATTTTTATATCTAAATTATTACCTTTAGAATCAATTAATGCCTCCATAGTCAATGTATAGCGATCAACATTGGGATTTAACGAACAAATTCCATTTGAAAGTTCTTCTGGAAGCATAGGAATTACAGTATGTGGTAAATAAATTGAAGTTCCACGTTCTTGAGCATCAATATCTATTGCACTATTTTCTTTAACATAATGGCTAACATCTGCAATATGAACTTTCAAAACATAATTATCACCTTGATGAAAAACAGAAATTGCATCATCAAAATCTTTAGTGTCATCACCATCGATTGTAAAAACAATTTCATTACGCAAATCAACTCTGTCCGATTCAATTTCACCTATATTTTGTGGAATATTCTTGGCTTCTTGACAAGCAAGTTCGCTAAATTTTGTTGGCACATTTGATTCAAAAATAGGAATTTTTACATATACAA
It encodes the following:
- a CDS encoding DHH family phosphoesterase, whose protein sequence is MKKILINFLPPIVFFILILVVLFVKIFQPDLQQPPFIALSVMFFVFFIASFSYSVYKIYKYITSNNVFYYEKYDSINNSNNLGVVILSSTYEVLSSSEYANNVFGENIVGRDIFSLFPQYKEIKSFPSEFKIQKENNHFLVNFNLGENWFSIRDITLLESVVNNNEKKALVIGEIEIDNLNSLNFQLDDQNSSKLKILTTQFLDEISKEYHFLYREFDSGKFLITMYYETFEQWQKNHFSVFRNEKLKLKNNQNLWLSIGFGFGSSNLDEIQRLANEALSFSKIRGGNQISIYEFGKKPFSYGSYGNGTGDTSLVSLKNVGRLLVNKLRDTENILLFGHINSDLDSFGAAYGLGYFLKQYAKKVFKKNINFFIQNKTFDSTTKRFLKINEPFWKKIFISEEQSSLILNDKSKRDSTLSILVDTSDFSRIENSFLLDMSKTQNLFIFDHHGITLNNKNQIDSANVYINTNASSTCEIITNLILLNINSQIQIEREVAQILLNGVYVDSAQFKKQTTSATFNSISALVRWGAKPLQTAEFLKISEEESSIIKEILSTVKPIKAGYFLAAIDKEVSLDLISIACEQILAIKGREAAFVVAKVPEKENYKMSARSLENINVQFISEQVGGGGNPTSAAAFSTTETFDEFVENIKLAILRVNKE
- a CDS encoding YgjP-like metallopeptidase domain-containing protein, producing MLTNSKIINLNINDKLIPITVVYKNYTNPKITLKIKNEQLFVFCSLIFSDETIIDFVKNSSFAKNNFNILKKQKWLSIDENYFWFLGKKYLYSIIKSNNSWFIVSGSLVLFFKNNENKYSSIQKAVITSFKKYMEKRTLFWANKMEVPTYKIEIRSKSTAWGTNYKREKIHYSSHLVPFSENIIDYVIIHELAHHHYWAHNAFFWNIVKKFCPNYKDMQNKLNNYEYF
- the dnaB gene encoding replicative DNA helicase, with product MNSNNNKDERFSAPELERSIIVFLLKNGDDQRFAKLLRDIDFTDSKLQTVFKTIDYFWDKSMNYDINLVTNKLKEDNEYDKLGGAHFFADLINYVPKTPHSIDYYIKKLTEKTSMRQTKDVLNQSIKDLNNPNLDISEIIGSLQSRINDIWLKPDNIDKFTNINEISKDIFQYLIDNRNKDSPLGLSSGYSNLDYMISGFQPGELFILAARPSVGKTAFALNLARNICASGDSVLFFSLEMSDKDLVTRILSLETSINATLFKTPKYLTNENFNRIKATVDQISRYDLVINDSGSINIDEIYWQVVKNYKNKSKKYKLIIFDYLQLINSSQKIRGDSRQVEVSIISRKLKQLAREVNTPIIALSQLSRSVEKREDKMPVLSDLRESGAIEQDADVVGFLYRDDYYGKKEGNYNDNQSITQLKIAKNRNGPTGVIEFAFYPEKGLFAEQERNSIDSNDFED
- the rplI gene encoding 50S ribosomal protein L9 gives rise to the protein MKVILVKDSKDGKAYTVKDFPGGYASNFLFKNGIAIPFTKENEIFLKQKLANLKIENDIRDRKNLEIKEQIEKTVLWFKLKGTTDGVHGAISSKKIHKALEEQGIIVEKHAVEHISLHSFGTSIVTVKIAHNISAKLKVNITKDE
- a CDS encoding CNNM domain-containing protein, which produces MGFYISLGFILLLLFFFSGVFSASESVLSSFSKAKIESSTLSKRVKKTIFKFYDKYEHTLTVILVANNIINILISVIISTLFAGLALNESLQIIVSLAATTPPIIIFGEIYPKIFGRKNPILFLKLFWFLIAGAYYLFYPMAAFITHFIKKNHITNTENELKKIISQGEREGVLEKDESDLAIRALEFDSMRTDKYYTKIKDVVYVDYEDSFDHIVDVFIKNMFSRIPVWQKDQFVGILLAKDILHLSEFQIEDHIIKVPFLSANGLIKQNYDILKKEKTHMGFVTADEKSNKVIGILTFEDILESIFGPIYDEHDYRDNLEIYEISENEIIAFGTTSILTINKSLNINLPTNSKDLQEFLITKAGNKKIVKGRKIIIKQDKHQLEFDILSKDSNVIEVKISKYVDQ
- the rnr gene encoding ribonuclease R, with protein sequence MIISPEKLSVFLKTPRSYVEIVRFFNISKHLHHDVTQQIVKLIKDFAIFKLQDGRYHWPRLIETKIGLFRCRNANYGFVEDKDKTPQSTSVFVAARFSANSLDGDEVRVNVYEDSIREGQKYGVITKILQRNTKTLIGKVVSKNNSFIFEPFNFQQPVHFVWQSSENLKVDKFVQVQIIDFFRNTLKISFLKEIGDANEEFVYVKIPIFESNVPTKFSELACQEAKNIPQNIGEIESDRVDLRNEIVFTIDGDDTKDFDDAISVFHQGDNYVLKVHIADVSHYVKENSAIDIDAQERGTSIYLPHTVIPMLPEELSNGICSLNPNVDRYTLTMEALIDSKGNNLDIKIYPSVINSKFRLTYKQVNKYFEDKIVTWDNSSSDSEKQKNAVAKMLDVALELHTILHKFKLQQGYVDLEVPEQKIILNEQGYTDSIQIKHRGIGETLIESFMVRANENVAQVLFEKKVPLLYRIHHKPDQAGIDVFNSIAQQIGAKHQIKDNVDSIEFAKAVEKIKTIDDSNFIKYSILRCLQKAIYSTYNDGHFGLASKFYTHFTSPIRRYPDLLVHRIIRYVLFEKHADFERFEEIMNNQASQTTNFERRAVALERKVVSIKKAEYMQHQIGQSFEAQITSAVNYGIFVEIDQKFDALIFARQLPDAEENPYTLAPEGFELSNGHYKFKVGAKIPVILSEVDIWNGKITAIVDLKKLNKIS
- the leuS gene encoding leucine--tRNA ligase encodes the protein MFNHKLIEKKWQNFWQEQKVFKTESRSDKKFYVLDMFPYPSAAGLHLGHPLGYTATDIVARYKRLQGFDVLHPMGWDAFGLPAEQYALNTGNHPADFSKKNISNFKNQIQSLGFSYDWDKEIDTTDPLFYEKTQWIFRLLYKKGLAELRDTEVNWCEKLGTVLANEELVLDDKGNLISERGGFPVVAKQMKQWVLKITEYADKLLEGLEGLEFPDSLKQLQTKWIGKSTGWVVKFFLKNGVDFVEVFTTRLETIFGVSFIGLSMNHPISKKLMETNPEIAKFIQQNSNISNKMSTQIKGIFTNLFLIHPLSGQPIPTYITNYVLGNYGSGAVMGVPAHDDRDAKFGELFNLPIIEVIRDGVLINSAQFNDQDIKKARLNLFNFLSKQKLAKTTTAYKIKDWVFSRQRYWGEPFPVYFDENNKIYLEEKLVELPKLDQIQPSGTGESPLANAKEWVFFEHEGKKYRRETNTMPQWAGSSWYFLAYILKNDDGTYLDFTDPQAMERFQKWLPVDLYIGGQEHAVGHLIYSRFWHKVLFDSQLVSTSEPFFKVVNQGMLLGTDGQKMSKSKGNIINPDDVVEEFGADSLRLYLMFIGPLTEVKIWDWNGIKGMYSWVKRVYRTILNTYKFNVNIKNIQEFEKQYHSFIAETTTLVSELKFNVAISKMMTYINFLNKTKELPSQKYLIDFVIIFGIFAPHLAEELLEKLGQKDLSQQKWPSFDTSFLDSHEFNLPVAINGKTRLVLPFSINTSSEEIISECQNNQKIKAFLNKLESFKPIYIPKKMINFVGKVKTE